The genomic segment AGGCATCGGGCCGCCGGGTCTGGGCGCCGTCGACGTACTGGCCCGGCTGCAGCTCGCGGCGCGGCGGGCCGGGGGCCGGATACGCCTGCGGGACCCCGACCCGGCGCTGTGCGCGCTACTGCGCCTGGTCGGGCTTGCCTTCGAGGTGGAGGGGCAGGTCGAAGAGGGGGAACCAGCGGGCGGTGTCGAGGAAGCAGTGGAATCCGGCGATCCGGCCCTCTGAGATCTCCAGCACCTGCACGGCCCAGGCGCTGAAGCCGCCCTTCTCCGGGTCCGGCTTGTACTGCGCGAAGCCCGGCAGGCCGTTCACCGCGACCGGCACGAGGTGTGATCCGGCGCAGGGCGCGCCGAGCGTGGTCATGAACCCGGTGATGTCGCTCGTGCCGGTCAGCCACAGGTCGAACGGCGGCATCGTCATGACCGCGTCCTCGTGCAGCAGGGCCGTCAGCGCCGCCATGTCGTACCCCTCGAAGGCGGCCACATAGCGCTCCAGCAGCTTCTGCTGCTCCTCGTCGAGCGGGTCGGAGACATCGGCCGCCGCGACCTGCCCGTCGCCCTCGGCGAGGGTCGCGCGGGCCCGCTGCAGGGCGCTGTTCACCGAGGCGACGGAGGTGTCGAGCAGCTCGGCGACCTCACTCGCCCGCCACGCCAGCACCTCACGCAGAATCAGCACCGCACGCTGCTTCGACGGCAGCTTCTGCAACGCCGCCACGAACGCCAGCCGCACGGACTCCTTCGCCACGGCGGCCTCCGCCGGATCACCGGTCGTCGGCAGCACCCGCGCATCCGGCACCGGCTCCAGCCAGGTGTTGTCGGGGCGGGGGGCGAGGGCGGCCTGGGCCAGAGGTGTGGACTCGGTGAGGTCCATGGGCCGGGCCCGCTTGTTCCCGGCGGTCAGCATGTCCAGACAGACATTCGTGGCGATCCGATAGAGCCACGACCGCAGCGAGGACCGCCCCTCGAACTTCTCGTAGCTCCGCCAGGCGCGGATCATCGTGTCCTGCACGGCGTCCTCCGCCTCGAAGGACGAGCCGAGCATCCGATAGCAGTACCCGGTCAGCTCGACCCGGTGCTTCTCCAACCGGACGTCGAGCTCCGCCGTCGCTGTCGCCGTACCGTCACTCATGGCCAACCCACCCCTGTGGCGTACCTGTGCGTACCAACACCTCGGAAGCTACCGCAGCCCACTGACAACGGCCTGCCGAGGGAAGGAAAGGGCAGGTCAGGTGGGTTGTGTGCGGTCTGAGGCCGGATGGGGGCGGGCCGCGCAGCCCCCTGGGGACGGGACGGGTAGGGGCGGCGGGGTGCGCAAGGAACTCAGTGCACCGGCACCGGCCCACGCCGAGCCGCATGCGACCCGACCACGGTGATCCCCACGACCCCGAGCACAGCCAACAGCCCCATCGAAACGGTCCCGCCCCAACCCCCCGCATGGAAGGCCACCGCCCCGAGCGTGCTCCCCGCACTGGACCCCACGTAATACGCCGACTGATACAGCGCGGAAGCCTGTGCCCGCCCCTCCTTCGCCGTATGACTCACCGACGACGAAGCGACCGCGTGCCCCGCGAAGAACCCGGCCGTGATGAGCACCAGCCCCACCAGCACCAGCCCCAGCGAGTCGGACAACGACACCACCAGCCCGGCGGTCGTCGTACCACCCGCGAGATAGAGCGCGCCCCGCCGCCCGAGCCGCCCCGCCAGCCTCCCGGCGGTGGACGCCGACACCGTACCCACCAGGTACACGAGGAAGATCGAGCCGATGACCCCCTGCGGAAGGGAGAAGGGGGCGTCGGCCAGCCGGTAACCGATGACCGTGTAGATGCCACCGAAGACCGCCATGAACAGCGCGCCGATCGCGTACAACCGGCACAGCAGCGGATTCCCGAGATGCGCCCGGACCGTACGGCCCAGCACCCGAGGCCGCAGCGACCCCGCCACGAAGTGCTTCGGCGCCGGCAGCAGCAGCCGGAAGGCCACCGCGCACCCCACGGCGATCACCCCGAGTACCCCCAGCGCGACCCGCCAGCCCCACTCCTGGGCGACCCACCCGGTGACGACCCGCCCGCTCATGCCCCCGACGCTGTTGCCGGCGACGAAGAGACCGATCGCGGTGATGAGCGCCTTGGGGCGGACCTCCTCGGCGAGGTAGGCGGTCGCCGAAGCCGGCACACCGGCCAGCGCCGCGCCCTGCACGGCCCGCAGCACCACCAGCGCCCCCAGCGAGGGCGCGAAGGGGATCAGCAGCCCGACCGTCACCGCGACCACCAGCGACGCCGTCATCACCGCACGCCGCCCGAACCGCTCCGACAGCGCGCTCATCGGCAGCACGAACAGCGCCAGCGCACCGGTCGCCGCCGACACCGTCCAGCTCGCCGCACTCGCCGTCGTCCCGAAGCCGTCAGAGATCAGCGGCAGCAGAGCCTGCGTGGAGTAGAGGAGGGCGAAGGTCGCGACACCCGCGAGGAACAGCGCCAGACTCATGCGGCGGTAGCCGGGCCCACCGGGGGCCACCCGGGAGTCGGCGGCGGGCGAACGGTCGGACGTGTCGGACGTGGCTGATACGGCGCCCACGGTGGTGGACGCCTCGGTACTGGCGGAAGGCATGCCTCGAAACTACGGACGGCACCACTCATCCGTCCAATGCATGGAACCCCCATAATCGTTCCCGTGACGCATCAACAGAGGTCAGGACGGCAGCTGTCACAGTCCAGTGACACAAAACAATTCGATGCCCATACCATCGATCGCGCCGGCGCCACCGAAGGCGCCGTCGACCTCGAGGACATGGTCCTGCGCCTGGCCCCCCGCCTCGCCTACTTCGCCGGAGTCGCCCGCACCGAGCACGTCACCCGGGCCGCACAGGAGATGCGGGTTCCGCAGTCGACGCTGTCACGGGCGATGGTCCGGCTGGAACAGGACCTGGGTGTCGACCTGTTCGCACGCCGGGGGCGCACGGTCTCCCTCACCCACGCCGGACGCACCTTCCACGCCTCCGTGGAACGCGCCCTCGCCGAGATCGAGCGAGCCGCCGACGAGGTCCGCGCCGACGCCGACCCCGCCACCGGCAAGGTCGCCTTCGGATTCCTGCACACCCTGGGCGCCGAGACCGTCCCCGGCCTCCTCCAGGCCTTCCGCGCCGAACACCCCCGCGTCCGCTTCAGCCTCGTCCAGAACTACGGCGAGGCCATGCTCGAACGCCTGCGCGCCGGCGAACTCGACCTCTGCCTCACGTCCCCCGTCCCGGACGCGCCCGACCTGGTGGCCCGCCGCCTCGACGAACAGAAGCTCCGCCTCGTCGTCCCCGCCGACCACCGCCTCGCCGCCCGCAAGCGCGTCCGCCTCGCCGAGGCCGCCGACGAAACCTTCGTCACCCTCGAACCCGGCTACGGCATGCGCCGCATCACCGACGACCTCTGCAAGGAGGCCGGCTTCAAGCCCCGCATCGCCTTCGAGGGCGAGGAGGCGGAAACGCTGAGGGGCCTGGTGGCGGCGGGCCTGGGCGTGGCCCTCCTTCCCCCACCGGCCGTCCCGAGACCAGGGGTGGTGGAGCTGACGGTCACGGCCCCCCGCGCGGCCCGGGAAATCGGCGTCGCATGGCTGGACGGCCACCCGGACACACCCCCGGTGGCGGCTTTCAAGAAGTTCCTCCTGTCAAGAAGAGGCCGCCTGCTCCACGACTGAGGCCACCGACCGTGCCCCGCGAGGGGGGCGGGGAACCGCGCGATCAGCCGACAACGGCCCGCAGCCGCGAGACGACCTCAGCCCCCCTGACGTGAGCGCTGTCGGCCGAAGCCGGAGGCGAGCGGCATACGCAGCCCCAACGGCGGCGGCGCGGCCAACGCATCCTCCACCGGCCGGGAGAAAGCCCTCCCGAACAGCACCCCCATCACGAAATCCGCAGCCAACGCATGCACCTCGTCCCGGTACTGCGTCAACGCGTGCCGGTCCGCGTGCACCTCGAAGCGGCAGATGTCGGGGTTCGTCTTCTTCGCCCGCGCCGCGTAGCGGAACGACAGCTCAGGATCCACCCGCTCGTCATTCGTCCCGTGCACGATCAGCACCCGCCGCCCCGCCAGCTGCTTCACCGGTTCGGGCGGCGCGGCCACATCCTCCTCGGGCAACCAAGGAGCGATGGCCAGCACGGAGTTGACGGCCTCGTGCCCACCCGCGCGCAGCGCCGCCCGCGCCCCCATGTGGAGCCCGGCGAGACACACCGGCACGTCTCCATAACGCCGGACCACCTCGTCGGCGGCCCACTCGGCGTCCCGCGCGAGCCGCGCCTCCGTACCGTTCCAGCCCCGGTAGCGGTAGTGGACGACATGGACCGCCAGCCCCTCCGTACGTCCCGCGCGGGCGAGCCGGCGGCCCAGTGCGCGCACGGAGGCCGTGGCCATCATGGGGGAGGGTCTGCGGGGGGATGCCTCGTCACCGGCCGGGAGCAGCAGGACGACTCCGCTGACCGTGCTCGGCTCGGGGCCGATCGTCCGCCCAAGTCGGGGCGTACGGACCGGCATTGCTTGCTGCGCCATGACAGAACAGTCTCAGAAGAGAGGGTGTACGCCACCCGTCCTGTGGGTCACCGTTGGGTATCGACAGGACCGCCCGACAGGCGCTCTACGCGCGTAGGCGTTATCGTGCGAAAATGACGAACCAGAACGACCCGACCGGTAACACCCCGGATCCGGACCAGATCCGCCGGGCGCCCAAGGTTCTGCTGCACGACCACCTCGACGGCGGGCTGCGCCCCGGAACCATCGTCGAACTCGCCCGCGACAGCGGGTACTCCCAGCTCCCGGAGACCGACCCCGACCGGCTCGGCGTCTGGTTCCGCGAGGCCGCCGACTCCGGCTCGCTGGAGCGGTACCTGGAGACCTTCTCCCACACCGTCGGCGTCATGCAGACCCGCGACGCGCTGTTCCGCGTCGCCGCCGAGTGCGCCGAGGACCTCGCCGTGGACGGCGTCGTCTACGCCGAGGTCCGCTACGCCCCCGAACAGCACCTCGAAGGCGGACTGAGCCTCGAAGAGGTCGTCGAGGCCGTCAACGAGGGGTTCCGGGAGGGCGAGCGCCGGGCCAGGGCCGACGGCCGGCGCATCCGCGTCGGCGCCCTGCTCACCGCCATGCGGCACGCGGCCCGCGCCCTGGAGATCGCCGAACTCGCCAACCGCTACCGCGACCTGGGTGTCGTCGGTTTCGACATCGCGGGCGCCGAGGCCGGCTACCCGCCCACCCGTCACCTCGACGCCTTCGAGTACCTCAAGCGCGAGAACAACCACTTCACCATCCACGCCGGTGAAGCCTTCGGACTCCCCTCCATCTGGCAGGCGTTGCAGTGGTGCGGCGCCGACCGGCTCGGCCACGGCGTCCGCATCATCGACGACATCCAGGTCCACGAGGACGGCTCCGTGAAGCTCGGCCGCCTCGCCTCCTACGTCCGTGACAAGCGCATCCCGTTGGAGCTGTGCCCCAGCTCCAACCTCCAGACCGGCGCCGCCCGTTCGTACGCCGAGCACCCCATCGGGCTGCTGCGGCGACTGCACTTCCGGGCCACCGTGAACACCGACAACCGGCTGATGTCCCACACCAGTATGAGCCGGGAATTCGAGCACCTTGTCGAAGCCTTCGGCTGCACGCTCGACGACATCCAGTGGTTCTCGGTCAATGCTATGAAGTCAGCATTCATTCCTTTCGATGAACGACTGGCCATGATCAATGACGTGATCAAGCCCGGATATGCCGAGTTGAAATCCGAATGGCTGTTCCGCCAAACGTTCTCCACCAGTGGTTCTGTCGACGAAAAGAGCTGAACGGCGATTTCGGGAAGCGGTCACGCGGGCGGTGACGCGGCCGCTTTTCGATGGTTGCCACCGGCGGGACTTTGGTGTTTACGTTTCGGCACCGCTCCCCACCCGTCACACGCATTCCAAGGACGCATTCAACATGAAGCAGTCTGCTGCCAAGACCCTCGGTGTCGCCGTTGTCGGTGCCGCCATCGCCGCTGCGGGCGCGGGCGCCGCGAACGCCGCCCCGAGCGCACCGGCCGCCCCCGACGCCTCCCAGGCTCTGGGTACCGTCACCCAGGCGCTGCCCGCGGAGAACGTCACGAAGGCGCTG from the Streptomyces sp. NBC_00310 genome contains:
- a CDS encoding STAS domain-containing protein; its protein translation is MNCATWPGLQIVDATTPAVLVLPGPVTRDEVPRLCADVRARLKGTGSGVLVCDVAGIGPPGLGAVDVLARLQLAARRAGGRIRLRDPDPALCALLRLVGLAFEVEGQVEEGEPAGGVEEAVESGDPAL
- a CDS encoding sigma-70 family RNA polymerase sigma factor, translated to MSDGTATATAELDVRLEKHRVELTGYCYRMLGSSFEAEDAVQDTMIRAWRSYEKFEGRSSLRSWLYRIATNVCLDMLTAGNKRARPMDLTESTPLAQAALAPRPDNTWLEPVPDARVLPTTGDPAEAAVAKESVRLAFVAALQKLPSKQRAVLILREVLAWRASEVAELLDTSVASVNSALQRARATLAEGDGQVAAADVSDPLDEEQQKLLERYVAAFEGYDMAALTALLHEDAVMTMPPFDLWLTGTSDITGFMTTLGAPCAGSHLVPVAVNGLPGFAQYKPDPEKGGFSAWAVQVLEISEGRIAGFHCFLDTARWFPLFDLPLHLEGKPDQAQ
- a CDS encoding MFS transporter, which produces MPSASTEASTTVGAVSATSDTSDRSPAADSRVAPGGPGYRRMSLALFLAGVATFALLYSTQALLPLISDGFGTTASAASWTVSAATGALALFVLPMSALSERFGRRAVMTASLVVAVTVGLLIPFAPSLGALVVLRAVQGAALAGVPASATAYLAEEVRPKALITAIGLFVAGNSVGGMSGRVVTGWVAQEWGWRVALGVLGVIAVGCAVAFRLLLPAPKHFVAGSLRPRVLGRTVRAHLGNPLLCRLYAIGALFMAVFGGIYTVIGYRLADAPFSLPQGVIGSIFLVYLVGTVSASTAGRLAGRLGRRGALYLAGGTTTAGLVVSLSDSLGLVLVGLVLITAGFFAGHAVASSSVSHTAKEGRAQASALYQSAYYVGSSAGSTLGAVAFHAGGWGGTVSMGLLAVLGVVGITVVGSHAARRGPVPVH
- a CDS encoding LysR family transcriptional regulator, whose translation is MTHQQRSGRQLSQSSDTKQFDAHTIDRAGATEGAVDLEDMVLRLAPRLAYFAGVARTEHVTRAAQEMRVPQSTLSRAMVRLEQDLGVDLFARRGRTVSLTHAGRTFHASVERALAEIERAADEVRADADPATGKVAFGFLHTLGAETVPGLLQAFRAEHPRVRFSLVQNYGEAMLERLRAGELDLCLTSPVPDAPDLVARRLDEQKLRLVVPADHRLAARKRVRLAEAADETFVTLEPGYGMRRITDDLCKEAGFKPRIAFEGEEAETLRGLVAAGLGVALLPPPAVPRPGVVELTVTAPRAAREIGVAWLDGHPDTPPVAAFKKFLLSRRGRLLHD
- a CDS encoding alpha/beta hydrolase; this translates as MAQQAMPVRTPRLGRTIGPEPSTVSGVVLLLPAGDEASPRRPSPMMATASVRALGRRLARAGRTEGLAVHVVHYRYRGWNGTEARLARDAEWAADEVVRRYGDVPVCLAGLHMGARAALRAGGHEAVNSVLAIAPWLPEEDVAAPPEPVKQLAGRRVLIVHGTNDERVDPELSFRYAARAKKTNPDICRFEVHADRHALTQYRDEVHALAADFVMGVLFGRAFSRPVEDALAAPPPLGLRMPLASGFGRQRSRQGG
- a CDS encoding adenosine deaminase, which gives rise to MTNQNDPTGNTPDPDQIRRAPKVLLHDHLDGGLRPGTIVELARDSGYSQLPETDPDRLGVWFREAADSGSLERYLETFSHTVGVMQTRDALFRVAAECAEDLAVDGVVYAEVRYAPEQHLEGGLSLEEVVEAVNEGFREGERRARADGRRIRVGALLTAMRHAARALEIAELANRYRDLGVVGFDIAGAEAGYPPTRHLDAFEYLKRENNHFTIHAGEAFGLPSIWQALQWCGADRLGHGVRIIDDIQVHEDGSVKLGRLASYVRDKRIPLELCPSSNLQTGAARSYAEHPIGLLRRLHFRATVNTDNRLMSHTSMSREFEHLVEAFGCTLDDIQWFSVNAMKSAFIPFDERLAMINDVIKPGYAELKSEWLFRQTFSTSGSVDEKS